A genomic region of Micromonospora sp. NBRC 110009 contains the following coding sequences:
- a CDS encoding helix-turn-helix domain-containing protein, with product MSLLRRVIGGVLRRVRLRQGRTLREVAQAAGVSLPYLSEVERGRKEASSEVLAAICRALGLHLSDLLEEARDELRRVERRTPVTSGSGLVRLERAPVHRGDGVRLQVGPRRGRPLPHAVGRPAGPGARLGTPLLGTRGTLRTDLGLPVGGPAAGYATPTMLGTGSRIWLFPTPPPARRRPRTARAVIRRRTARV from the coding sequence ATGTCGTTGCTGCGACGGGTGATCGGCGGGGTGCTGCGCCGGGTACGGCTGCGGCAGGGCCGCACGCTGCGGGAGGTCGCCCAGGCGGCCGGGGTCTCGCTGCCCTACCTGTCGGAGGTGGAGCGCGGCCGCAAGGAGGCCTCCTCCGAGGTGCTGGCGGCGATCTGCCGGGCCCTCGGCCTCCACCTCTCCGACCTGCTGGAAGAGGCCCGCGACGAGTTGCGCCGGGTGGAGCGGCGGACGCCGGTGACCTCGGGGTCGGGCCTGGTCCGGCTGGAGCGGGCCCCGGTCCACCGGGGCGACGGCGTGCGCCTGCAGGTCGGGCCGCGCCGCGGCCGCCCACTGCCGCACGCGGTCGGCCGGCCGGCCGGACCGGGGGCGCGCCTGGGCACGCCGCTGCTCGGCACGCGGGGCACGCTCCGGACGGACCTCGGGCTGCCGGTGGGCGGCCCCGCCGCCGGATACGCCACGCCCACGATGCTCGGCACCGGCTCCCGGATCTGGCTGTTCCCCACCCCGCCACCCGCGCGCCGACGCCCGCGTACCGCCCGGGCGGTGATCCGGCGGCGGACCGCCCGGGTCTGA